A window from Hemibagrus wyckioides isolate EC202008001 linkage group LG17, SWU_Hwy_1.0, whole genome shotgun sequence encodes these proteins:
- the numa1 gene encoding nuclear mitotic apparatus protein 1 isoform X3 — MALHPAKEEALLVWINGLQLDEPLQRITHLQDGILLLKLVYKLKGEEPSQTPVHLPQAERLSIVSDFLHNVCHVEECVILTLAKGRMLEMELIKVVLLLCYYGLVNNSLVPKVDYETELQMATMLRYVEQGTSGLSLRAGLDKLLSTSSLIQTSSVSSMSSISEDGSPIFPRARPLLVNFVELDTVASSSFVSSPLQELMSTPQVQVKQLRKELAREGDVRDELERELSERITLLSEKEGQISQLQHRLQRLQRDQEEMDKEHKATMTELQQKNEGLLTRVHEVLKQCRDLKTDNSQKERRIDELMEENGSLAAQVRNAFSQLARAEEEVAKLTEAHKSSQMEWGNRRDLLQRELSQAITDRECLSEQIQILQGKISVLEDELAKLSQQPQEKGEVLGPIVEREKLKQELTDLTLKLSQLEETISLLEKEKMSVETLLVEERRSFEKETLRLEGRISDLQQSINNIQAEKDAQEQASRTTQEALTSQIAALETDLAHLQRLEVQLTEEIATSAELRQQRGMLEAKVTSLEDMVNMLQSKCQNMEAENATQQEVLNAVRADLQNAQISLVEYEKKLADHQKVVEENTSLRARISALDDTIANLQTEIDAERKRGDELFIANEQQKAMMEEKFQKQEQKAHEMFAELETLSQELRKMKHQKLEAESCIERLTQEGVDLKASLVEERDRGQSQLALVNKAKEEREIELQQIITDNQSKISDLQCKIEGTVESLKQSESDLSVLKEKIISKDGELCTQQQELDHLKNKADNLQRQLLEVEGLSQQLSQDVAFKDREVQHFKVELEHREGEIQSLKVSLQSLEEKSSEMRDLHQKEVEKQRLAIAELKLQLAEAEKLISEKVKSLEDLAQQLKDLKEELSIERQRAATLEVSFKTSKEAHEVQEQTLRLEVTQLQQEIDGHLKKLEESFNEINSLKEEMSRQQDVALQKEREVSVLAAQNKSLEEDFAQLQNKLAEATTLATERQIELLRLQEEVQHQENLRAKAQELEETQRKELQREVTELQARVQELASLASEREIQLGSLCEKMKEQEDYNQKLLQKSEEALQKELENVVDLKGQLESAKNQTAAKNELLESTEEKLKQMELRYQQKDTLASEACQAKEALERTVNELSCKQKQDVDRYQQDLETLKKEKEHLCLMNESLQSKCQALQAESKEQQETLNAFKADLQSTQDGFERSLEALKKEKEHLQDKCQSLQTENKGQQEALNTLKADLQKTQEEYQKDLDIMKKENEHLSSVKQSLQIDCQNLQAENNNQHKAMDTLKADLQNTQNGFQQEVQTLKKEQEHLSTVNQSLQTECQTLQAENQKQQEILNALKVDLQNAQEGYQQELGTLKKEKDHLTSVNQSLEAECQDLQTENKIKLEELNVLKADLQNTQKEYQQEIESVKNEKEHLSSVTQSLQNECQTLQAEKTRQEEELNALKVDLQENKDKYEKDLEILTNEKDQFSSVNQSLQTECQALKLDNKEQQETLNALKVDLQNVQDRYSQELETLKKEQEHLCSVNQTLQSECENLQVEKTRQQQELNALKADLQESKYKYENKLETLRNEKEQLALVNQNLQSECQNLQAVKTGQGQELNALKADLQEGKNKYEKDLETLRNEKEQLAVVNQNLHAEKTGQQEKLNTLRTELQESQDKFQKDLETLKNEKIHLASVNQTLLEDLEAAQKVGAELVSVKEVAQQREIELENQVKELQVKIKEFSSLTDEKEIEIQNLHLEVKQQEASRLSAEESEKALRAELEAKVAHLQVQVEEACKLASGRESELSLLQDQYQESEKQKQDVCQANKVLEDTVSELRLKQKQEIEEYLQQLEALAKEKDVLTTTLQAERKAQQEALDDLHSGLQQEVKTLTKEKEHLSSVYQSLQRECDASQRLGAELEAKLKGRTESFRALKESLQKKEKQNQELQEQLKVKTETVEHYKVQVEKAKTHYNGKKQQLLEEQEARQSLQSALESSESEAKALKAELKLVSMELENIKASEKSLMVQIKSLETQLNYADRQLREQRKQGGQSVQVKHRVIPSENHRNPQSGSSDSLDLDLDDSLNADGKQSVPGESSTPLVRSSERLAAKRRAQGEGSLETLYFTPMMPRVKKREGASQDHKLESSITSLGELTLDSARKLSASARRRRTTQVINITMTKKTPLSGAADADESFFSLHSAQSQPNLASHKSRPVSAEIFEDPSKLLSLPGYRRSNAHVSVPPRATSAFCVGSEYEPDHLSDDWMRIAELQSRNKYCLPHLKSSYPLEARASLGFSHLPVTDEDVRTGDPNETIRRASMIPSQLKDSVGTHRLSLAPPAPPTQSHAPSQRAPQVSKAREVRSTRSPLAAKRPAGQIQDSDTPEAKKLVSCFPRTPKGRNLRSANSQNIAPSPADRRQSMAFVIDNTPKKAGRGDSRLQRGINKLRKSPRTASTKSPKIPSSAKKLMKFRMKM; from the exons ATGGCACTGCATCCAGCCAAGGAAGAGGCGCTTCTGGTGTGG aTCAACGGCCTGCAGCTGGATGAACCGTTGCAGCGAATCACACACCTGCAGGACGGAATCCTGCTGCTCAAACTCGTCTATAAACT GAAAGGGGAGGAGCCCAGTCAGACTCCTGTGCATTTGCCTCAAGCAGAAAGGCTGTCAATCGTCTCTGACTTCCTCCACA ATGTGTGTCATGTGGAAGAGTGTGTCATTCTCACGCTGGCCAAGGGAAGGATGCTGGAGATGGAGCTCATCAAG gTTGTGCTGCTCCTGTGCTACTACGGACTCGTTAACAACAGTCTCGTGCCCAAAGTGGACTATGAAACTGAG ctgCAGATGGCGACCATGTTGCGTTATGTTGAGCAAGGAACCAGCGGTCTGTCTCTGCGCGCAGGCCTGGACAAACTTCTCTCCACAAGCT CGCTGATCCAGACCTCTTCTGTGAGCAGTATGTCCTCTATCAGCGAGGACGGCTCACCCATTTTTCCCCGGGCACGCCCTCTGCTCGTCAACTTTGTGGAGCTGGACACAGTGGCCTCCAGCTCATTTGTCAG ctCTCCTCTCCAGGAGTTGATGAGCACACCTCAGGTGCAGGTGAAGCAGTTGCGTAAAGAGTTGGCGCGCGAAGGAGACGTGCGAGACGAGCTAGAACGAGAGCTGTCTGAGCGCATCACTCTCCTCTCAGAGAAAG AGGGGCAGATCAGTCAGCTTCAGCACAGGCTACAGCGCTTGCAGAGGGATCAGGAGGAGATGGACAAGGAGCACAAAGCTACAATGACTGAGCTGCAGCAGAAGAATGAAGG ACTCCTGACACGGGTACACGAGGTCTTGAAGCAGTGTCGAGACCTTAAAACAGACAACAGCCAGAAAGAGAGACGGATTGACGAGCTGATGGAGGAGAACGGCTCTCTTGCCGCACAG GTGAGGAACGCCTTCTCCCAGCTTGCAAGGGCAGAGGAGGAAGTCGCTAAACTAACAGAAGCCCACAAGTCCTCCCAGATGGAGTGGGGGAACAGGAGGGACTTGCTGCAGAGAGAGCTAAGCCAGGCCATCACCGACAGG GAATGTCTTTCTGAGCAAATTCAGATTTTACAAGGAAAGATCTCTGTTTTGGAGGATGAACTCGCCAAACTCTCCCAGCAACCCCAAGAGAAAGGTGAAGTCCTGGGACCGATTGTAGAA CGGGAGAAACTGAAGCAGGAACTCACAGACTTGACTCTAAAGCTTTCCCAACTCGAAGAAACCATTTCCCTTCTTGAGAAGGAGAAAATGTCAGTCGAAACACTTTTAGTGGAAGAGAGACGCTCTTTTGAAAAGGAAACCCTGCGCTTGGAGGGACGCATTTCAGATCTTCAGCAGtcaataaacaatatacaagCAGAGAAGGATGCTCAGGAACAAGCCTCAAGGACCACACAAGAAGCTCTCACCTCCCAGATAGCAGCTTTGGAAACTGATCTGGCTCATCTTCAACGGCTAGAAGTTCAACTAACGGAAGAGATTGCTACATCTGCCGAACTGCGCCAGCAACGTGGAATGCTGGAGGCTAAGGTCACCTCCTTGGAGGATATGGTTAATATGCTGCAATCCAAGTGCCAAAATATGGAGGCAGAAAATGCAACACAGCAGGAAGTTCTTAATGCTGTCAGGGCTGATTTGCAAAATGCCCAAATTTCGCTTGTGGAATACGAAAAAAAATTGGCAGACCATCAAAAAGTGGTAGAGGAGAACACCTCTCTCCGAGCCAGAATCTCTGCTTTGGATGATACCATTGCAAATCTACAAACTGAGATCgatgcagagagaaaaagaggtgATGAACTTTTTATAGCAAATGAGCAGCAGAAAGCTATGATGGAGGAAAAGTTTCAAAAACAGGAGCAAAAAGCTCATGAGATGTTTGCTGAGCTAGAGACTCTGAGCCAAGAACTTCGCAAAATGAAGCATCAGAAACTTGAAGCCGAATCCTGTATTGAGAGGTTAACCCAAGAAGGAGTAGACCTTAAAGCAAGTTTAGTAGAGGAGCGGGATCGAGGCCAGTCACAACTGGCTCTAGTAAACAAGGCCAAAGAGGAGAGGGAGATAGAACTGCAGCAAATTATTACAGATAATCAAAGCAAaatatcagacttgcagtgTAAGATTGAGGGAACTGTTGAGTCGTTGAAGCAAAGTGAATCTGATCTGTCAGTGCTGAAAGAAAAAATCATTTCTAAAGATGGAGAACTCTGCACACAACAACAGGAACTAGACCACCTTAAAAATAAGGCAGACAATCTGCAAAGGCAGCTCTTGGAGGTAGAAGGACTTTCACAACAACTGAGTCAGGATGTAGCCTTCAAAGACAGGGAAGTTCAACACTTCAAGGTGGAGCTTGAACACAGGGAAGGAGAGATCCAGTCCCTTAAGGTCAGCCTTCAGTCTCTGGAGGAAAAGTCCAGTGAAATGCGTGACCTTCACCAGAAGGAAGTTGAAAAGCAGAGGCTTGCTATCGCAGAACTGAAGTTGCAACTTGCCGAAGCTGAGAAACTTATCTCAGAGAAAGTAAAATCTCTGGAAGATCTTGCCCAGCAGTTAAAGGATTTAAAGGAAGAGCTTTCCATCGAAAGGCAGAGAGCTGCTACCTTGGAAGTTAGTTTCAAGACTTCAAAAGAGGCCCATGAAGTCCAGGAACAGACTTTAAGGCTGGAGGTTACACAGCTACAGCAGGAGATTGATGGACATTTGAAGAAGTTGGAGGAGTCATTCAATGAGATTAATTCCCTCAAAGAAGAAATGTCTCGCCAACAGGATGTTGCACTCCAAAAAGAACGGGAGGTTTCTGTTTTAGCAGCACAAAACAAATCTCTGGAGGAAGACTTTGCTCAGCTTCAGAATAAACTAGCAGAGGCCACAACACTAGCTACAGAAAGGCAAATTGAATTACTCAGGCTTCAAGAGGAGGTTCAGCATCAAGAGAACCTCAGAGCAAAAGCTCAGGAACTTGAGGAGACTCAACGTAAAGAGCTTCAAAGAGAGGTAACTGAACTTCAAGCTAGAGTTCAGGAACTTGCCAGTCTTGCTtctgagagagaaatacagCTTGGTTCTCTTTGTGAAAAGATGAAAGAACAGGAAGACTACAACCAGAAACTCCTTCAAAAATCTGAGGAAGCTCTTCAGAAAGAACTCGAGAACGTTGTAGACTTGAAGGGGCAGCTTGAATCTGCCAAGAATCAGACTGCAGCTAAAAATGAACTTTTGGAGTCAACAGAAGAAAAGCTGAAACAAATGGAGCTCAGGTACCAACAGAAAGATACCCTTGCTAGTGAAGCTTGTCAAGCCAAGGAAGCTTTAGAGAGAACAGTGAATGAGCTTAGCTGTAAGCAGAAGCAAGATGTGGATAGGTACCAGCAAGATTTGGAGACCTTGAAAAAGGAGAAGGAACACCTGTGTTTGATGAACGAATCTCTCCAGAGTAAATGCCAGGCCTTGCAGGCAGAGAGCAAGGAGCAACAGGAGACATTAAATGCATTTAAGGCTGACCTGCAAAGCACACAAGATGGATTTGAGAGATCTCTAGAAGCtctgaagaaggagaaggagcaTCTCCAGGATAAATGTCAGAGCTTGCAGACTGAGAACAAGGGACAGCAGGAGGCTCTGAATACTCTGAAGGCTGATCTTCAGAAAACCCAAGAGGAATATCAGAAAGATTTAGACATCATGAAAAAAGAGAATGAACATCTCTCCTCAGTAAAGCAGTCTCTCCAGATTGACTGTCAGAACTTGCAGGCAGAGAACAACAATCAACATAAGGCCATGGACACTCTAAAGGCTGACCTCCAGAACACACAAAATGGGTTTCAGCAAGAGGTACAAACACTGAAGAAGGAACAGGAACATCTTTCCACAGTGAACCAGTCCCTTCAGACTGAGTGTCAGACCTTGCAGGCAGAGAACCAAAAACAACAGGAGATACTAAATGCACTAAAGGTGGATCTACAAAATGCCCAAGAGGGATACCAGCAAGAGTTAGGAACCTTGAAGAAAGAGAAGGACCATCTCACCTCAGTGAATCAGTCCCTTGAGGCTGAGTGTCAGGACTTACAGACAGAGAATAAGATAAAGCTGGAGGAATTAAATGTCCTAAAGGCTGACCTCCAGAACACACAAAAGGAGTATCAGCAGGAAATAGAATCAGTAAAGAACGAGAAGGAACATCTCTCTTCAGTGACCCAGTCCCTCCAGAATGAGTGCCAAACCTTGCAGGCAGAGAAAACTAGGCAAGAGGAGGAGTTAAATGCCCTCAAGGTTGACTTGCAAGAAAACAAAGATAAATACGAAAAAGATCTGGAGATCTTAACGAACGAGAAAGATCAGTTCTCTTCAGTGAACCAGTCCCTCCAAACTGAGTGCCAAGCCTTGAAACTAGACAACAAGGAACAGCAGGAGACACTAAATGCTCTCAAAGTAGACCTGCAGAATGTCCAAGATAGGTACAGTCAAGAGCTAGAAACTTTGAAGAAAGAACAGGAACATCTCTGTTCTGTGAACCAGACCCtccagagtgagtgtgagaacCTACAGGTAGAAAAAACAAGGCAACAGCAGGAGTTGAATGCCCTCAAGGCTGACCTGCAAGAAagcaaatataaatatgaaaataagcTGGAAACCTTGAGGAACGAGAAGGAACAGCTTGCCCTAGTGAACCAGAACCTCCAGAGTGAGTGCCAGAACTTGCAGGCAGTGAAAACTGGGCAAGGGCAAGAGCTGAATGCCCTCAAGGCTGATCTGCAAgaaggcaaaaataaatacGAAAAAGATCTGGAAACTTTGAGGAATGAGAAGGAACAGCTTGCCGTAGTCAACCAGAACCTCCATGCTGAGAAAACAGGACAACAGGAGAAGTTAAATACCCTCAGGACTGAACTGCAAGAGAGCCAAGACAAATTCCAAAAAGATTTGGAGACTTTAAAGAATGAGAAGATTCATCTTGCCTCAGTGAACCAGACCCTTCTTGAAGACCTTGAAGCAGCCCAGAAGGTGGGAGCAGAACTTGTCTCTGTCAAAGAAGTCGCTCAACAGCGAGAAATCGAGCTTGAAAATCAAGTCAAAGAACTGCAGGTAAAGATTAAAGAATTTTCATCACTTACTGATGAAAAAGAGATTGAGATACAAAATCTTCACTTGGAAGTAAAGCAGCAAGAAGCTTCAAGGCTCAGTGCTGAAGAATCTGAGAAGGCTCTAAGAGCTGAATTGGAGGCAAAGGTTGCTCACCTTCAAGTCCAGGTTGAAGAAGCCTGTAAGCTTGCATCTGGGAGAGAGTCTGAGCTGAGTCTGCTTCAAGATCAGTATCAGGAGTCTGAGAAGCAGAAGCAAGATGTCTGTCAGGCTAACAAAGTCTTGGAGGACACAGTTTCTGAGCTGCGCCTCAAGCAAAAACAAGAGATTGAGGAATACCTTCAGCAGCTGGAAGCCTTGGCAAAGGAGAAAGATGTCCTTACTACCACCCTCCAGGCTGAGAGAAAGGCACAACAGGAGGCTCTGGATGACTTACATAGTGGCTTGCAGCAAGAAGTGAAGACATTGACAAAAGAAAAGGAGCACTTGTCTTCAGTTTACCAGTCACTTCAGAGGGAGTGTGACGCCTCCCAGAGACTCGGAGCAGAGTTGGAGGCGAAGCTGAAAGGACGGACTGAATCGTTCCGGGCTTTGAAAGAGTCTCTTcaaaagaaagagaagcaaaACCAGGAACTACAGGAGCAACTCAAGGTGAAGACTGAAACGGTGGAGCACTACAAAGTACAG GTTGAAAAGGCGAAAACTCATTACAACGGTAAAAAGCAGCAACTTCTGGAGGAACAGGAAGCACGTCAGAGCCTTCAGTCTGCTTTGGAAAGCAGCGAGAGTGAGGCAAAGGCCTTGAAGGCTGAGCTCAAGCTGGTCTCCATGGAACTGGAGAATATCAAGGCATCAGAGAAGAGTTTGATGGTACAAATAAAGAGCCTGGAGACTCAG TTGAATTATGCAGATCGTCAGTTAAGAGAACAGAGGAAGCAGGGAGGTCAAAGTGTCCAGGTGAAACACAGAGTAATTCCCAGTGAAAATCACAGAAATCCTCAGAGTGGCAGCTCAGACAGTCTGGACCTCGACCTGGATGATTCTCTGAATGCTGATGG TAAACAGTCAGTACCTGGTGAGTCCAGTACTCCTTTGGTCCGAAGTTCCGAGCGATTAGCAGCAAAACGGCGCGCTCAAGGTGAAGGCTCACTAGAGACCCTGTACTTCACTCCCATGATGCCAAGGGTCAAGAAACGTGAAGGTGCATCCCAGGATCACAAGCTAGAAAGCAGCATCACGTCACTCGGAGAGCTAACTCTGGATTCAGCGAGGAAGCTGAGCGCCTCAGCCCGGAGGCGACGCACCAcacaggtcatcaacatcactaTGACCAAG AAAACTCCTCTCAGTGGTGCGGCAGACGCAGACGAGTCTTTCTTCAGCCTGCACTCTGCCCAGTCACAGCCCAATCTGGCCTCACACAAATCTCGCCCCGTGTCTGCAGAGATCTTCGAGGATCCCAGTAAACTTCTCAGCCTTCCTGGGTATCGCCGTAGCAATGCACACGTCAGCGTTCCTCCACGAG